The nucleotide sequence GGGCACAAAGGACGCATTCAGAGCGAGGATGTTGACGCCGGGCGTCTGTAGGGTCACCGCACCCTGGAAATCACGCCGCAGGCCAGAGAGCGGCTCGAAATACGTGACGAGTTGAGCGAGGGCCGGGGGAAGGGTCATGGGGGCAGCCTACTGAAGACAGGCACGCAAAACGCCGCCCCCAGGGATGGAGGCGGCGGTTGGTGACCCCAACGGGACTTGAACCCGTGTCTGCGCCTTGAGAGGGCGCTGTCCTGACCGCTAGACGATGGGGCCCTCCACAGGCTTTCGCGCCGGGCGCGGCGTCAGGCAAGGAAAAATTCTAGGCGAGGCCAGCTGGAGAAGTCAAGGCGACCTGACCAAAGGCGCGTGAGGGGGTCAGGGAGGACCTTATTCCAGATCGTCGTAGTGGTGGAGCAGGGCGGCTTCCGGGTCGCCGCCGGGGTGGTGGTGCCGCGCGACCAGCCGAGCGACGCGGGGCCGGGCTCCGGCACGGGCAAGCAGTTCGGCGCCCAATTCGGGGTGGTAGGCCCGCACCGCCAGGGGACCAAGGGGCAGCAGGCGGCTTAGGCGGTTCGGAACCAGGCCGACCAGCACGCGCTCAAGCAGGTGGTAGCGGCGAATGCTCTTGCCGCAGTCGTGCAGCAGGGCAGCGGCGATCACCTCGGGTGACGCGGCCGGGTGATCACGCAGCAGGTGCCGGGTCACGCGACAGGCATGCTCGCGGTCACGGGCATCCATCCCCAGGTACACGCGGCCTTCAGCAGGCGTGAGGCAAGCCAGGGCCCAACGGTCTGCCGGGCGAGCGGAAGCAGCCGTCAGACTGCGCGCCAGCCGCTGCACCTTGCCCCCATAGCCACGCGCCTTGCGGGCCAGCCGAGCGGAGAGAGGCAGAGGGCGCATAGCACAAGGATAAGGGGAAGAGCCGCTGCCCTCCCCTTGTGGCCAGCTCTCCGGATCAGTCGGCCGCCGTTTCCGGTTCCAGCTCCAGGGCAGCCAGAGCGCGCTCGGCACTCATGGCGGCCCGGGTCCCGGCCCCCACACTCGTGGCGAGCTGGCGGTACACGTGGTCACTGACGTCGCCCGCCGCAAAGAGCAGGGGCACACTCGTGTAGATCTCGTCGGTGACCTCTACGTACCCGTCTGGCCGGAGCTTGACGGTGTTCCGCACAAAGTCGGTGTTGGGCACGTGCCCGACAAAGATAAACACTCCGTCGGTGGGCAGCTCCGTCACCTCGCCCGTCTTGACGTTTCGCAGGCGCACACCGGTCACGTGCTCCGTGCCCTGGATCTCCTCCACCACCGTATCCCAGATGAACCTCATCTTGGGGTTGGCAAAGGCCCGGGCCTGCGCCACCTTGTTCGCCCGCAGGGTATCGCGGCGGTGAATCAGGGTGACTTCCTCCGCAAACCGGGTGAGGAACAGGCCTTCTTCGACTGCCGCGTCGCCACCGCCGACGACCACCACCTTTTTGCCCCGGTAGAAAAAGCCGTCACAGGTGGCGCAGGTCGAGACGCCCTTGCCCCAGAAATGCTCCTCTCCGGGCACATCCAATCGCCTGGGATTCGCGCCCGTCGCCAGGATGACGCTCCTGGCCCGGTAGATGCCGCTGTAGCCGGTCACCACAAAGGGATAGGCGTGCTCGCGATCATCGTCGAGGCGGGTCACGGCCTGGACCTCATCCATCTCGATTCTCGCCCCGAACTTCTCGGCCTGCTGCACCATGCGCTGCGCGAGTTCCATGCCGGAGACCGGCTCGGGAAAGCCGGGGTAATTCTCGACCTCCTCGGTCTGCGCGATCTGTCCGCCGGGAAGACCTTTTTCCAGAACCAGCGTCCGCAGGCTGGCCCGGCCCGTGTAGATGGCCGCCGTCAGTCCCGCTGGCCCTCCTCCGATAATCACCACGTCGTAGCTGTGTGTTGGGGCGCTGGTCATAAAAAAAGCGTACCACCACGCACATTCAAGGATGGTCAGCCGCGCACACTTTATTTTTTAAAGCTATGGGGACAAGAAACACCCCCGCGGGGAGCGGGGGCGCGCAGGATGGCTGGGGCACGTGGATTCGAACCACGATTAACTGATCCAGAGTCAGTCGTCCTGCCGTTAGACGATGCCCCACCGGTTGTGGCCCTACCCCTGCTTCGGGTGAGCGTGTGGGAGTATACGGGGGCGCCCGCTTGGCCGTCAAGCGCCGGGGTGGCCCAGCGGCCCTGGAGGCCGAATGAACCGTGTCCGGGCGTGCTTGCCCCCCCTGACGGGTGGTGGTACACTGAGTCGTTACCGCGCAGAGCGCAGGTTACGTGGCGCCCACACACAAAGTGCAGGCGTCCAGGAGGACAGGAGTTCATGGAAGACCAGACCCAGACCCCCGCCACCCAGGGCGGGACGACTCAGCCCACGCCGGGCACCGAGCAGACCAGTGCGGAGCAGACCCAGCCGCAGGGCCAGCCCACGCCCACTCCGGCCAGCACGGCCGAGGACCGCGAGTACCCCGCGATGACCATGGAGGACGTTCTCGCCAGCGAGGCGCAGGAGCCGCAGATGGTGTCCCGCGGGGACATCGTGGACGGCACCGTGGTGTTTATCGGCCAGGAAGGCATCGCGGTGGACGTCGGCGCGAAGGTGGAGGGCATCATCCCCCTCAACCAGATCGGTGACGAGCCCCTCACGCTGGAGCAGGTCCAGCAGATGTACAAGCCCGGCGACAAGATCGAGGCGTACGTCGTGCGGGTGGACCTTGCCAACAACCAGATCGTGCTAAGCAAGAAGCGCGCCGATCAGGACAAGGGCTGGCGGGTGCTCGAGCGGATGCAGGAGAACGACGAGGCCTTTGAGGTCGAGGTGCTGGAGAAGGTGCGCGGCGGTCTTGTGGCGCAGGTCGAGGGCATCCGGGCGTTCCTGCCTGCCTCTCAGGTGGACACCCGCCGGGTCAACGACCTTGACCCCTACGTGGGCAAGCCGCTTCTGGTCAAGCTGATTGAGCTTAACCGCAAGCGTAACCGCGTGATCATCAGCCACCGCGCCATCCTGGAGGCTCAAAAGGCCCAGGCGCGTGAGCAGACGCTGGGCAAGCTGGTTCCCGGCGCGCGCTTTGAGGGCGAAGTCGTCGAGATCACCGACTTTGGTGTGTTCGTGAATCTCGGCGGTATTGACGGGCTGGTGCACCGCAGCGAGCTGACCTTTGGCCGCTTTAACCACCCCCGCGACGTCGTGAAGGTGGGCGACAAGGTTCAGGTTCAGGTCATCGACGTGGACGAGAACCGCGAGCGCATCAACCTCTCGATGAAGGCCCTGACCCAAGACCCTTGGGAAGGCGCGGTGGAGAAGTACCACATCGGTCAGCGCGTGCGCGGCAAGGTCACCAACCTCACCAACTTCGGGGCCTTTGTGGAGCTGGAACCCGGCCTTGAGGGGCTGGTGCATGTCAGCGAGATGAGCTGGACCAAGCGCGTGCGTCACCCCAACGAGGTGCTCAAGGAGGGTGACGAAGTCGAGGCGGTTATCCTGCGCATCGATCCCAAGGAGCGGCGCATCAGCCTGGGCATTCGCCAGACCACGGAGGATCCGTGGAGCGCGCTGCCGGACCGGTACCCGCCCGGCACCCCCGTCAAGGGCAAGATCACCGGCATGACCGACTTTGGCGTCTTTATGGAGATCGAGGAGGGCATCGAGGGCCTGATTCACATCAGCGAACTCGACACGCAGCGCGTGAACAATCCCGCCGACCTCTTCAAGAAGGGGGACGAGATCGAGGCCGTGATCCTCAACATCGACCCGGTCGAGCAGCGGGCGAGCCTCTCGCGTCGCCGTGCCCTCGGTGGCGGCGGCCCGGTGCGCGACTACGTGACCCAGGGTGGCGGCAGCCGCAGTGACCGCTACAGCGGTGGCCAGAGCGGTGGGCGCAGTGGCAGCCGCGCCGGACGCAGCGGCGGCAGCGACTACAACTACAACGCCAAGGACGCCCAGCAGGGCGGCAAGATCAGCACGAAGCTGGGCGACGTGTACGCCGACCTCTTCGCGCAGTTCGGCCTCGGCTCCGACAAGAAAGACCAGAACGAGGGAACCGGAAACACCGAGTCCAACACGAACAAGCAGGGCGAATAGGTCTGCTTTCGAAACACGGCCCGCTGGGAGCGCTCCCGGTGGGCCGTGTTCCCTTGCTGGGGTAGGCTGCGGGTATGTCAAGCGCACAGGGACTCAGCTGGGGCATTCTGGGTGCAGCGCGGATCGCGCGGGCTCTTCTTCCGGCGATTCGGGCCGCCGGCGGCAAGGTCACGATGCTGGGGGTGCGGGAACCGCGCTCCGAGCGAGCACAGGCCTTTGCGGCGCAGTGGGGCATTGAGCGCGTGGGGTCCTATGCCGACGTCTTGGCCTCGGAGGTGGAAGCGATCTACAATCCCCTTCCCAACGACGCGCACCTGCCCTGGACCGAGGCGGCGTTGCGGGCCGGCAAACATGCCTTGACGGAAAAACCGCTCGCCCTCCATGCGGGCGAGGCGCAGGCACTTGCGGACGCGGCGGCACAGACCGGCCGAGT is from Deinococcus sp. YIM 77859 and encodes:
- a CDS encoding HD domain-containing protein, which encodes MRPLPLSARLARKARGYGGKVQRLARSLTAASARPADRWALACLTPAEGRVYLGMDARDREHACRVTRHLLRDHPAASPEVIAAALLHDCGKSIRRYHLLERVLVGLVPNRLSRLLPLGPLAVRAYHPELGAELLARAGARPRVARLVARHHHPGGDPEAALLHHYDDLE
- a CDS encoding 30S ribosomal protein S1, with amino-acid sequence MEDQTQTPATQGGTTQPTPGTEQTSAEQTQPQGQPTPTPASTAEDREYPAMTMEDVLASEAQEPQMVSRGDIVDGTVVFIGQEGIAVDVGAKVEGIIPLNQIGDEPLTLEQVQQMYKPGDKIEAYVVRVDLANNQIVLSKKRADQDKGWRVLERMQENDEAFEVEVLEKVRGGLVAQVEGIRAFLPASQVDTRRVNDLDPYVGKPLLVKLIELNRKRNRVIISHRAILEAQKAQAREQTLGKLVPGARFEGEVVEITDFGVFVNLGGIDGLVHRSELTFGRFNHPRDVVKVGDKVQVQVIDVDENRERINLSMKALTQDPWEGAVEKYHIGQRVRGKVTNLTNFGAFVELEPGLEGLVHVSEMSWTKRVRHPNEVLKEGDEVEAVILRIDPKERRISLGIRQTTEDPWSALPDRYPPGTPVKGKITGMTDFGVFMEIEEGIEGLIHISELDTQRVNNPADLFKKGDEIEAVILNIDPVEQRASLSRRRALGGGGPVRDYVTQGGGSRSDRYSGGQSGGRSGSRAGRSGGSDYNYNAKDAQQGGKISTKLGDVYADLFAQFGLGSDKKDQNEGTGNTESNTNKQGE
- the trxB gene encoding thioredoxin-disulfide reductase translates to MTSAPTHSYDVVIIGGGPAGLTAAIYTGRASLRTLVLEKGLPGGQIAQTEEVENYPGFPEPVSGMELAQRMVQQAEKFGARIEMDEVQAVTRLDDDREHAYPFVVTGYSGIYRARSVILATGANPRRLDVPGEEHFWGKGVSTCATCDGFFYRGKKVVVVGGGDAAVEEGLFLTRFAEEVTLIHRRDTLRANKVAQARAFANPKMRFIWDTVVEEIQGTEHVTGVRLRNVKTGEVTELPTDGVFIFVGHVPNTDFVRNTVKLRPDGYVEVTDEIYTSVPLLFAAGDVSDHVYRQLATSVGAGTRAAMSAERALAALELEPETAAD